A stretch of the Capsicum annuum cultivar UCD-10X-F1 chromosome 8, UCD10Xv1.1, whole genome shotgun sequence genome encodes the following:
- the LOC107880018 gene encoding auxin-responsive protein SAUR21-like: MGIRLLSISGVRQFHKLQSVVARNQMPDVPKGHLAVYVGETEKKKRYVVPIAYLNHTSFQELLKKSEEEFGFQHPMGGLTIPCNEDAFFHVTSQLNTCL; this comes from the coding sequence ATGGGTATTCGTTTGTTATCTATTTCTGGTGTCAGGCAATTCCACAAATTGCAATCTGTTGTTGCTCGAAATCAAATGCCAGATGTACCAAAAGGACATTTAGCAGTTTACGTTGGAGAAACAGAGAAGAAGAAGCGATACGTGGTTCCAATTGCATACCTGAATCACACTTCGTTCCAAGAATTGCTTAAGAAATCAGAGGAAGAGTTTGGGTTTCAACATCCAATGGGCGGTCTCACAATTCCCTGCAACGAAGATGCTTTTTTTCATGTCACTTCTCAATTGAACACTTGTTTATGA